In a genomic window of Variovorax paradoxus:
- a CDS encoding DUF4331 domain-containing protein, giving the protein MKFSLPPARACVFVLTAVTAVGAIASSHREAPSIAGMPKLDATDFYMFRSYEAGRQDFVTLIANYQPDQSPYGGPNYFTMDPNGLYEIHLDTDGNAVEDITFQFRFKNTLRDIQLPIAGKQVSIPLVQAGGISAPNQATSNLRETYTLNIVRGDRRKGKVEAVTKAGGGTEFDKPTDNIGDKTFGGPTGYASYANQHLYTVNIPGCATPGRVFVGQRKDPFSVALGQVFDLINLNPLGSSSANPDALAGKNVTTMALEVPISCITTAGQPIVGGWTTASVRQGRLIASPPKSGHGTTAINGGAWAQVSRLGMPLVNEVVIGLKDKDRFNSSKPQDDAQFADYVTNPTLPALVQTLFQAPAPTNFPRTDLVAAFLTGVEGLNKPANVKASEMLRLNTSIVPTIKANQSNLGVLGNDLAGFPNGRRPGDDVVDAELRVAMGVLCVATGANDTFKVGCKPADAPAGSAPLTDGAAQSPTEFPDAFPYLNTPLPGSTSVSAAR; this is encoded by the coding sequence ATGAAATTCTCCCTGCCGCCCGCGAGGGCCTGTGTCTTCGTGCTGACTGCCGTGACCGCCGTGGGTGCCATCGCATCCAGCCACCGCGAGGCGCCGTCGATCGCGGGCATGCCCAAGCTCGATGCCACCGACTTCTACATGTTCCGCAGCTACGAAGCCGGCCGCCAGGACTTCGTGACGCTGATCGCGAACTACCAGCCCGACCAGAGCCCGTACGGCGGCCCGAACTACTTCACCATGGACCCGAACGGCCTGTACGAGATCCACCTCGACACCGACGGCAACGCGGTCGAGGACATCACCTTCCAGTTCAGGTTCAAGAACACGCTGCGCGACATCCAGCTGCCGATCGCGGGCAAGCAGGTGTCGATTCCGCTGGTGCAGGCCGGCGGCATCAGCGCGCCGAACCAGGCCACCAGCAATCTGCGCGAGACCTACACGCTCAACATCGTGCGCGGCGACCGCCGCAAGGGCAAGGTGGAGGCCGTGACCAAGGCCGGCGGCGGCACCGAGTTCGACAAGCCCACCGACAACATCGGCGACAAGACCTTCGGCGGCCCGACCGGCTATGCCAGCTATGCCAACCAGCATCTCTACACGGTCAACATCCCGGGTTGCGCCACGCCGGGCCGCGTGTTCGTCGGCCAGCGCAAGGACCCGTTCAGCGTGGCCCTGGGCCAGGTGTTCGACCTGATCAACCTCAATCCGCTGGGCTCGAGCTCGGCCAACCCCGACGCGCTGGCCGGCAAGAACGTGACGACGATGGCGCTCGAGGTGCCGATCTCGTGCATCACCACGGCCGGCCAGCCGATCGTGGGCGGCTGGACCACGGCCAGCGTGCGCCAGGGCCGCCTGATCGCCAGCCCGCCCAAGAGCGGCCACGGCACCACCGCGATCAACGGCGGTGCCTGGGCGCAGGTCTCGCGACTGGGCATGCCGCTGGTCAACGAGGTGGTGATCGGCCTGAAGGACAAGGATCGCTTCAACAGCTCCAAGCCGCAGGACGACGCGCAGTTCGCCGACTACGTGACCAACCCGACCCTGCCGGCGCTGGTGCAGACGCTCTTCCAGGCGCCCGCGCCCACGAATTTCCCGCGCACCGACCTGGTCGCGGCCTTCCTCACGGGCGTCGAGGGCCTGAACAAGCCGGCCAACGTCAAGGCCTCGGAGATGCTGCGGCTGAACACCTCGATCGTGCCGACGATCAAGGCGAACCAGAGCAACCTCGGCGTGCTCGGCAACGACCTCGCGGGCTTCCCGAACGGACGCCGGCCGGGTGACGACGTGGTCGATGCCGAACTGCGCGTGGCGATGGGGGTGCTGTGCGTGGCCACCGGTGCCAACGACACCTTCAAGGTCGGCTGCAAGCCGGCCGACGCGCCCGCGGGCAGTGCCCCTCTGACCGACGGCGCCGCCCAGAGCCCCACGGAGTTCCCCGATGCCTTCCCGTACCTGAACACGCCGCTGCCGGGTTCGACCTCGGTCTCGGCCGCGCGCTGA
- a CDS encoding HupE/UreJ family protein, whose product MPFPERRRIGLATALLFVLALLLALAPGSARAHKASDAYLQIQRDAEGLDLRWDIALRDLDATLELDRDGDRQLRWGEVRSRLDDIRAYALARLQLQHGRCALAEARPPAVEDRVDGAYLVLQLHARCDTGPTLEIDYRLFREIDPTHRGLLRLASDAGASPAVHSLDPAAGSVALPWPGAAAGASSPAANAESDSPGFFRDGIHHILIGYDHILFLLCLLLPAVLLRRGDGGWTPVRHWRDAIWPMLGIVTMFTIAHSITLALAGLKIVSLSPRIVEPGIAITIILAAVDNLRPLLRGRRKLFSFLFGLIHGFGFAGALGELDLPLRGFVLALLQFNLGVEAGQLMVVAVALVVLLSLRGWRGYAPVVLRGGSVVAVAVAAIWFCERVFDVKILPFA is encoded by the coding sequence ATGCCATTCCCTGAACGACGCCGCATCGGGTTGGCGACCGCCTTGCTGTTCGTGCTGGCGCTGCTGCTGGCGCTCGCGCCGGGCAGCGCGCGCGCCCACAAGGCCAGCGATGCCTACCTGCAGATCCAGCGCGATGCCGAGGGCCTGGACCTGCGCTGGGACATCGCGCTGCGCGATCTCGACGCGACGCTCGAACTCGACCGCGACGGCGACCGCCAGCTGCGCTGGGGCGAGGTGCGTTCGCGGCTCGACGACATCCGCGCCTATGCGCTCGCGCGGTTGCAACTGCAGCATGGCCGCTGCGCGCTGGCCGAGGCGCGGCCGCCCGCGGTCGAGGACCGCGTCGACGGCGCCTACCTCGTGCTGCAACTGCATGCGCGGTGCGATACGGGGCCGACGCTCGAGATCGACTACCGGCTGTTTCGCGAGATCGATCCGACGCATCGCGGTTTGCTGCGGCTCGCTTCGGACGCTGGTGCTTCGCCCGCCGTGCACTCGCTCGATCCAGCGGCCGGCAGCGTGGCGCTGCCATGGCCGGGCGCGGCGGCAGGAGCTTCCTCGCCCGCGGCGAACGCCGAGAGCGACAGCCCCGGCTTCTTCCGGGATGGCATCCATCACATCCTGATCGGCTACGACCACATCCTGTTCCTGCTGTGCCTGCTGCTGCCCGCCGTGCTGTTGCGGCGCGGCGATGGCGGCTGGACACCGGTGAGGCATTGGCGCGACGCGATCTGGCCGATGCTCGGCATCGTCACCATGTTCACCATCGCGCACTCGATCACGCTGGCACTGGCCGGGCTCAAGATCGTGAGCCTCTCGCCGCGCATCGTCGAACCCGGCATCGCGATCACCATCATCCTCGCGGCCGTCGACAACCTGCGGCCGCTGCTGCGCGGCCGGCGCAAGCTCTTCAGCTTCCTGTTCGGCCTGATCCACGGCTTCGGCTTCGCGGGCGCGCTCGGCGAACTCGACCTGCCGCTGCGCGGCTTCGTGCTCGCGCTGCTGCAGTTCAACCTCGGCGTGGAAGCGGGCCAGCTCATGGTGGTGGCCGTGGCGCTGGTCGTGCTGCTGTCGCTGCGCGGCTGGCGGGGCTATGCGCCGGTGGTGCTGCGCGGTGGCTCGGTCGTGGCCGTGGCGGTGGCGGCCATCTGGTTCTGCGAGCGCGTGTTCGACGTGAAGATCCTGCCGTTCGCCTGA
- a CDS encoding TonB-dependent receptor has translation MKPSIRLARRPWMFGALLSSATAWAQPVHLPPIEVSGPRDAAIGTADSASEGAVEKASFQARPKLRPGDIVEAVPGVVATQHSGDGKANQYFLRGFNLDHGTDFAVTVDGMPVNMPSHGHGQGFADLNFLIPDLVSGVRYRKGPYFADGGDFALAGTASLDYVSALDAPFAEVTLGANNFRRLLAAGSRTVQDQTWLGAIELEGNNGPWDTPERLRKANAVLRYSQGSPMRGLSITAMAYQSRWNSTDQIPERLVDSGELSRFGSLNTTDGGKTRRLSLSGKWFDNSPEGQTQLSGYVIDYRFDLFSDFTYFLNNPEQGDQFEQTDRRRVFGLQGTHSRPNQIGGLDGVLSFGGSWRGDRIGEVGLYNTVARERTSTVRNDKVQQDLFSVHAQQLVNFSERWRGYVGLRGDLLRYDVQGREPLYGPVNSGRGHDSLVSPKAGLAFTVTPAHELYLNVGTGFHSNDVRGATINVDPTNGLPADRVPALVKGRGAEIGWRFQPSDDFSLTTALWQLRLDSELVYVGDAGTTEPGRASSRRGIEATMRWKLGSRWRFEADAAISRARFRGLAPEGEGNYIDNAVERVFAAGVIYTEGPLTASLRLRYMGPRALDTLNTVRSRATTLLNFGARYAVNKQLTLGLDVFNLAGRKGNDIEYFYASCSAGEVARGACGDGIDGRHIHPMEPRSARVSARWTF, from the coding sequence ATGAAGCCTTCGATCCGCCTTGCGCGCCGGCCCTGGATGTTCGGCGCATTGCTCAGCAGCGCCACGGCCTGGGCCCAGCCCGTCCACCTGCCGCCCATCGAAGTGAGCGGCCCGCGCGACGCGGCCATCGGCACGGCCGACAGCGCGAGCGAAGGCGCGGTGGAGAAAGCCTCGTTCCAGGCCCGCCCCAAGCTGCGCCCCGGCGACATCGTCGAGGCCGTGCCCGGCGTGGTCGCCACGCAGCACTCGGGCGACGGCAAGGCCAACCAGTACTTCCTGCGCGGCTTCAACCTCGACCACGGCACCGACTTCGCGGTCACGGTCGACGGCATGCCGGTCAACATGCCCTCGCACGGCCACGGCCAGGGCTTCGCTGACCTCAACTTCCTGATCCCCGACCTGGTCTCGGGCGTGCGCTATCGCAAGGGACCCTACTTCGCCGATGGCGGCGATTTCGCGCTCGCGGGCACGGCCTCGCTCGACTACGTGAGCGCGCTCGATGCGCCCTTCGCCGAAGTCACGCTGGGCGCGAACAACTTCCGCCGCCTGCTCGCGGCCGGCTCGCGCACCGTGCAGGACCAGACCTGGCTCGGGGCGATCGAGCTCGAAGGCAACAACGGGCCCTGGGACACGCCCGAACGGCTGCGCAAGGCCAATGCGGTGCTGCGCTATTCGCAGGGCTCGCCCATGCGCGGCCTCAGCATCACGGCCATGGCCTACCAGAGCCGCTGGAACTCGACCGACCAGATCCCCGAGCGCCTGGTCGACAGCGGCGAGCTCTCGCGCTTCGGCTCGCTCAACACCACCGACGGCGGCAAGACGCGGCGCCTCAGCCTGTCGGGCAAGTGGTTCGACAACAGTCCCGAGGGGCAGACGCAACTCAGTGGCTATGTCATCGACTACCGCTTCGACCTGTTCTCGGACTTCACCTACTTCCTCAACAATCCCGAGCAGGGCGACCAGTTCGAGCAGACCGACCGCCGCCGGGTCTTCGGGCTGCAGGGCACGCACAGCCGGCCGAATCAGATCGGCGGACTGGATGGCGTGCTGAGCTTCGGCGGCAGCTGGCGCGGCGACCGCATCGGCGAGGTCGGGCTCTACAACACGGTGGCGCGCGAGCGGACCTCGACCGTGCGCAACGACAAGGTGCAGCAGGACCTGTTCTCCGTGCACGCGCAGCAGCTCGTGAACTTCAGCGAGCGCTGGCGCGGCTACGTGGGCCTGCGCGGCGACCTGTTGCGCTATGACGTGCAGGGGCGCGAACCGCTCTACGGCCCGGTCAACAGCGGACGCGGCCACGATTCGCTCGTGAGCCCCAAGGCCGGCCTGGCCTTCACCGTGACGCCGGCCCACGAGCTCTACCTCAACGTGGGCACCGGCTTCCACAGCAACGACGTGCGCGGCGCGACGATCAACGTCGATCCGACCAACGGCCTGCCCGCGGACCGCGTGCCCGCGCTCGTGAAAGGCCGCGGCGCCGAGATCGGCTGGCGCTTCCAGCCCAGCGACGACTTCAGCCTCACCACCGCGCTGTGGCAGCTGCGGCTCGACTCCGAACTGGTCTATGTCGGCGACGCCGGCACCACCGAGCCCGGCCGCGCCAGCAGCCGCCGCGGCATCGAGGCCACGATGCGCTGGAAGCTCGGTTCGCGCTGGCGCTTCGAGGCCGATGCGGCGATCTCGCGTGCGCGCTTCCGGGGCCTGGCGCCCGAGGGCGAGGGCAACTACATCGACAACGCGGTGGAGCGCGTGTTCGCCGCGGGCGTGATCTACACCGAAGGCCCCCTGACGGCCTCGCTTCGGCTGCGCTACATGGGCCCGCGCGCGCTCGACACCTTGAACACGGTGCGCTCGCGCGCCACCACGCTGCTGAACTTCGGCGCGCGCTATGCCGTCAACAAGCAGCTCACGCTGGGCCTGGACGTGTTCAACCTCGCGGGCCGCAAGGGCAACGACATCGAATACTTCTATGCCTCTTGCAGCGCGGGCGAAGTGGCGCGCGGCGCCTGCGGCGACGGCATCGACGGCCGCCACATCCATCCGATGGAGCCGCGCAGCGCGCGGGTCAGCGCGCGCTGGACCTTCTAG
- a CDS encoding glutathione S-transferase N-terminal domain-containing protein — MPEPKTIEVYSWPTPNGHKIHIMLEECGLPYRAHPIDIGKGDQFAPDFLRISPNNKIPAITDPDGPDGAPISLFESGAILVYLAGKTGQFLPQGDRARYDVLQWLMFQMGGVGPMLGQAHHFRLYAPEKIAYAIDRYTNEARRLYGVIDKQLSKHSFIAGPDYSIADIAIFPWLRSWQNQGITLEDYPRLKDWFDGIAERPAVQRGVKVLADLRKPITDDKAREMLFGKTQYEKR, encoded by the coding sequence ATGCCCGAACCGAAGACCATCGAGGTCTATTCCTGGCCCACGCCCAACGGCCACAAGATCCACATCATGCTCGAGGAGTGCGGCCTGCCCTACCGCGCGCATCCCATCGACATCGGCAAGGGCGACCAGTTCGCGCCCGACTTCCTGCGCATCAGCCCCAACAACAAGATCCCCGCCATCACCGACCCCGACGGTCCGGACGGCGCGCCCATCTCGCTGTTCGAATCGGGCGCCATCCTCGTCTACCTGGCCGGCAAGACCGGCCAGTTTCTGCCCCAGGGCGACCGCGCGCGCTACGACGTGCTGCAGTGGCTGATGTTCCAGATGGGCGGCGTCGGCCCCATGCTCGGCCAGGCGCATCACTTCCGCCTCTACGCGCCCGAGAAGATCGCCTATGCCATCGACCGCTACACCAACGAGGCCAGGCGCCTCTACGGCGTGATCGACAAGCAGCTGTCGAAACACAGCTTCATCGCCGGCCCCGACTACAGCATCGCCGACATCGCCATCTTCCCGTGGCTGCGCAGCTGGCAGAACCAGGGCATCACCCTCGAGGACTATCCGCGCCTGAAGGACTGGTTCGACGGCATCGCCGAGCGTCCCGCCGTGCAGCGCGGCGTGAAGGTGCTGGCCGACCTGCGCAAGCCCATCACCGACGACAAGGCGCGCGAGATGCTTTTCGGCAAGACCCAGTACGAGAAGCGCTGA
- a CDS encoding UBP-type zinc finger domain-containing protein, with amino-acid sequence MRIKPCEHVPAEIAAPHTLRGCEECLKTGDSWVHLRLCVHCGHVGCCDSSKNRHATRHSQAEGHAVIQSLEPGEDWMWCNAHERQVG; translated from the coding sequence ATGCGCATCAAGCCCTGCGAACACGTCCCCGCGGAGATCGCCGCGCCCCACACCCTGCGCGGCTGCGAGGAATGCCTCAAGACCGGCGACAGCTGGGTGCATCTGCGCCTGTGCGTGCACTGCGGCCATGTGGGCTGCTGCGATTCGTCGAAGAACCGGCATGCGACGCGCCACTCGCAGGCCGAGGGCCATGCGGTGATCCAGTCGCTCGAGCCCGGCGAGGACTGGATGTGGTGCAACGCGCACGAGCGACAGGTGGGCTGA